From the genome of Nicotiana sylvestris chromosome 2, ASM39365v2, whole genome shotgun sequence, one region includes:
- the LOC104241309 gene encoding B3 domain-containing protein At5g24050-like, producing MTILNQENSAFGVFTEKKKDEFGLEFVYDNYGGTNVDSCITDCSILEEIEEESRQKLQGGNLEDIISYLVEEYEKDQAFKRNPYVCEQAVDHYYYLLPRAKRSKGLRKRPIGCQSQLEKKIQKIRISYKRKITEVVEIFSGNSYSPRSSSVSELKTDTCLLDEKQSKLENREKKRRKIEDFLDEKQSKLENREKKRRRIEPVVPIEPPSLPDEFKEKIENMGVQISEVKLVIQKVLYDTDLSNKHMRMSIPVNQVRNKDFLTPQQKLDLEMRDIESNKKMKIQFNLIEPSLEETEIHLAKWDMNKSSNYVLLNDWMAVAERNNLKSGMIVQLWSFRQDLIPWLALVLVPDQDALEG from the coding sequence ATGACAATCCTGAATCAAGAAAACTCTGCTTTTGGTGTGTTTACGGAGAAGAAAAAGGATGAGTTTGGGTTGGAATTTGTGTATGATAATTATGGAGGGACGAATGTTGATTCTTGCATTACAGATTGCTCAATAttggaagaaattgaagaagaaagtaGGCAGAAATTGCAAGGAGGAAATCTTGAAGATATAATCTCATATCTTGTTGAAGAGTACGAGAAAGATCAAGCCTTTAAAAGGAATCCTTATGTTTGTGAACAAGCTGTGGATCATTACTACTATCTGTTGCCTAGGGCTAAAAGAAGCAAAGGATTAAGAAAGCGTCCTATTGGGTGTCAATCACAACTAGAGAAGAAAATCCAGAAAATTAGAATTTCTTATAAAAGGAAAATTACAGAAGTAGTGGAAATTTTTAGTGGAAATTCATATTCCCCAAGGAGTTCCAGTGTCAGTGAGTTAAAGACTGATACTTGTTTGTTGGATGAAAAACAAAGTAAATTGGAAAatagagagaaaaagagaagaaagattgAAGATTTCTTGGATGAAAAACAGAGTAAATTGGAAAatagagagaaaaagagaagaagaattgAACCAGTAGTGCCAATTGAACCTCCAAGTCTGCCAGATGAGTTCAAGGAGAAGATTGAAAATATGGGTGTTCAAATTTCTGAAGTGAAACTAGTAATTCAGAAAGTTCTTTATGatacagatttgagcaataagcATATGCGAATGTCAATTCCTGTGAACCAAGTGAGGAATAAGGATTTCTTGACACCACAACAAAAATTGGACTTGGAGATGAGGGACATTGAATCCAACAAAAAGATGAAGATTCAGTTCAACTTAATCGAGCCATCACTTGAAGAAACAGAAATTCATTTGGCAAAGTGGGATATGAATAAAAGTTCAAATTATGTCTTGTTGAATGATTGGATGGCAGTAGCAGAAAGGAATAATCTCAAATCTGGAATGATAGTGCAACTCTGGTCTTTTAGACAAGATTTGATCCCCTGGTTGGCATTAGTTTTGGTTCCTGATCAAGATGCATTGGAGGGTTAA
- the LOC104241308 gene encoding zinc transporter 8-like, whose translation MSKVVAFSLFLLFLFPILVSSECTCDEDSEYRNKTEALKYKLVAVASILLAGAIGISIPILGKIFPALHPENNIFFFVKAFAAGVILATGFVHILPDAFESLSSPCLSEKPWGDFPFAGFIAMVAAIGTMMVDLVAMSYFRRSHLKKQKPVNSDEEKEGGGIINQNNHVHVHTHSTHGHAHGSVVPLEEGSELDLSRRRVISQVLELGILVHSVIIGISLGASESPKTIKPLVAALTFHQLFEGMGLGGCISEARFKVRKTAIMAIFFSLTTPMGIAIGFGISTVYSETSPTALMVEGIFNSIAAGILVYMALVDLLAADFMSNRMQDSPKLQIGANVFLLLGAGCMSLLAKWA comes from the exons ATGAGCAAAGTGGTTGCTTTTTCgctttttcttctgtttttgttCCCAATTTTAGTTTCGTCCGAATGTACGTGCGATGAAGATTCTGAGTACAGAAACAAAACGGAAGCGTTAAAATACAAATTGGTAGCCGTTGCTTCGATCTTGCTAGCGGGCGCCATAGGTATATCAATTCCAATTCTCGGCAAAATATTCCCGGCATTACACCCAGAAAACAATATATTTTTCTTCGTCAAAGCTTTCGCGGCGGGCGTGATTCTCGCCACGGGTTTCGTTCACATATTGCCCGATGCATTCGAGAGCTTGTCTAGCCCTTGCCTTTCTGAAAAACCGTGGGGTGATTTCCCGTTTGCAGGGTTTATAGCAATGGTTGCGGCAATTGGGACAATGATGGTGGATTTGGTAgctatgagttattttaggagatctcatttaaagaaacaaaaaCCTGTGAATAGTGATGAAGAAAAAGAGGGTGGTGGTATAATTAATCAGAATAATCATGTTCATGTACATACTCATTCTACTCATGGACATGCTCATGGCTCGGTTGTGCCATTAGAAGAGGGTTCTGAATTGGATTTATCTCGTCGACGAGTTATCTCACAG gttttggaattgggaattttggtcCACTCGGTGATTATTGGTATATCTTTGGGTGCCTCAGAATCTCCCAAGACAATTAAACCCCTTGTAGCGGCATTAACTTTTCATCAACTTTTTGAAGGCATGGGTTTAGGAGGTTGCATATCTGAG GCAAGATTCAAGGTGAGAAAAACAGCAATAATGGCAATTTTCTTTTCCCTGACAACACCAATGGGAATTGCAATTGGCTTTGGAATATCAACTGTGTATAGTGAGACAAGTCCAACAGCTCTCATGGTTGAGGGCATTTTCAATTCTATTGCTGCTGGAATTTTGGTTTACATGGCTTTAGTGGATCTCCTTGCAGCAGATTTTATGAGCAATAGAATGCAAGATAGTCCAAAACTTCAAATTGGAGCTAAcgtttttcttcttcttgggGCTGGTTGTATGTCACTTTTGGCCAAGTGGGCCTAA